In the Octadecabacter sp. SW4 genome, one interval contains:
- a CDS encoding glycosyltransferase produces MTHALVAIPTLNEEHTIAAVLSDLLSDCHAFPIVVFDGGSSDRTCDIVRRFARQHARVSLRRNPQRTQAHAINAAAHLAQTLGAQVLVRVDAHARYPKGFVNALVRLVQDERADSVVTPLIATDQRDPWAQASALLQRSWLGNGGALHRNAAKSGWVGHGHHAAFRLAAFRALGGYDTSFGANEDAEYDHRLIKAGGRIFLAGHLPVRYCPRATPHDVFRQYWRNGFWRMRMLRHHRRRPALRQLLPIVATVTCPLSLALGWIWFPFTIPALAYLGALAMLAARAAGLAPRTGLRIIWLGILMHFGFGLGSLAALRIRSATSTISQAAA; encoded by the coding sequence ATGACACATGCCTTGGTCGCCATCCCAACCCTTAACGAAGAACACACAATCGCAGCGGTGCTTTCGGACCTTCTGTCAGATTGCCACGCCTTCCCGATTGTCGTGTTCGACGGCGGAAGCAGCGACAGAACCTGCGACATCGTGCGCCGTTTTGCGCGGCAGCATGCGCGCGTGTCGCTCCGGCGCAATCCGCAACGCACGCAGGCACATGCGATAAACGCGGCCGCGCATCTGGCGCAAACGCTGGGCGCGCAAGTTCTGGTGCGCGTGGATGCGCATGCGCGATATCCAAAAGGGTTCGTCAATGCGCTGGTCCGCCTGGTTCAAGATGAGCGCGCCGATAGTGTCGTCACGCCCCTTATTGCCACCGACCAGCGCGACCCTTGGGCGCAAGCCTCTGCCTTGCTGCAACGGTCGTGGCTTGGGAATGGCGGGGCGCTCCATCGCAACGCCGCGAAATCCGGCTGGGTCGGGCATGGCCATCACGCCGCCTTTCGATTGGCCGCATTTCGGGCACTTGGCGGATATGATACATCCTTCGGCGCCAACGAAGACGCCGAATATGACCATCGCCTGATCAAGGCAGGCGGTCGCATATTCCTCGCCGGACATCTTCCTGTGCGCTATTGTCCGCGCGCGACACCCCACGATGTATTCCGTCAATACTGGCGCAACGGGTTTTGGCGGATGCGGATGCTGCGCCATCACCGCCGGCGGCCCGCATTGCGCCAGCTTCTTCCGATTGTCGCCACGGTCACCTGCCCTCTATCACTGGCCCTGGGCTGGATTTGGTTTCCGTTCACAATCCCGGCGCTTGCCTACCTTGGCGCGCTCGCAATGCTGGCAGCACGCGCTGCAGGTTTGGCACCCCGCACAGGCCTCCGCATCATCTGGCTTGGCATTCTCATGCACTTTGGTTTCGGACTCGGCAGCCTTGCCGCATTGCGCATCAGGTCCGCAACCAGCACGATCAGTCAGGCCGCCGCATGA